Proteins co-encoded in one Arthrobacter globiformis genomic window:
- a CDS encoding APC family permease — MRTRTTTAAGGAGGQPGSAVPGKGLRAGILDLGDSVMLGLASTAPVYSLAATLGLIVAVNGNYTPLILVLGFIPVLFIAYAFRELNSAMPDCGTTFIWARRAFGPWAGWLGGWGVALAGVVVLANLAQVAGQYLWLLVGDGSLAGNKAVVTATGVVFIAFMTLVNYRGIRLGEHVQRTLTYVQYISLGIFAVAIIARIAGLTGGAPAGQPFDVEWFNAAGAFADPGAVVHGILLALFIYWGWDTCLAVNEETENPATTPGRGAVISAFVLVAIYVSVALLVMMYASVGTEGIGLANADNQDDVFLAMKDVVLGPWGWLIVVAVLASVLSSTQTTILPTARGTLSMGVHRALPPKFGEVHERNQTPGFSTQVMGAAAIVYYVAMSFLSENLLSDSISSISLFIAFYYALTGFACAWYFRDTLRESARNLWFRGILPLLGALLLTAAFFVSAAQMWDPAYGNTQIFGVGGAFVSGVVLLALGVVLAAVCRFLPSTREYFLGGTRVPADR; from the coding sequence ATGAGAACCCGAACGACGACGGCGGCCGGCGGCGCCGGGGGCCAGCCCGGCAGTGCCGTCCCCGGCAAAGGACTCCGCGCCGGGATCCTGGACCTTGGCGACTCCGTGATGCTGGGCCTCGCCTCCACCGCCCCGGTGTACTCCCTGGCCGCGACGCTGGGCCTGATCGTGGCCGTCAACGGGAACTACACCCCGCTGATCCTGGTCCTGGGCTTCATTCCCGTGCTGTTCATCGCCTACGCGTTCCGCGAGCTCAACAGCGCCATGCCGGACTGCGGCACCACCTTCATCTGGGCCCGCCGCGCCTTCGGCCCGTGGGCGGGATGGCTGGGCGGCTGGGGCGTGGCCCTGGCCGGCGTCGTGGTCCTGGCGAACCTGGCGCAGGTGGCAGGCCAGTACCTCTGGCTCCTCGTCGGCGACGGGTCCCTGGCGGGGAACAAGGCGGTGGTGACCGCCACCGGCGTCGTTTTCATCGCCTTCATGACCCTCGTCAACTACCGCGGGATCCGGCTGGGTGAGCACGTCCAGCGGACCCTGACCTACGTCCAGTACATCTCACTGGGCATCTTCGCCGTGGCCATCATTGCCAGGATCGCGGGCCTCACCGGCGGGGCGCCGGCGGGCCAGCCCTTCGACGTTGAATGGTTCAACGCGGCCGGGGCGTTCGCCGATCCCGGCGCGGTGGTCCACGGCATCCTGCTGGCCCTGTTCATCTACTGGGGCTGGGACACGTGCCTGGCGGTGAACGAGGAGACCGAGAATCCGGCCACCACCCCGGGCCGCGGGGCGGTGATCTCCGCATTCGTGCTGGTTGCCATCTATGTCTCGGTGGCGCTGCTGGTGATGATGTACGCGTCCGTGGGGACGGAAGGAATCGGGCTGGCCAACGCCGACAACCAGGACGACGTGTTCCTGGCGATGAAGGACGTGGTGCTGGGTCCGTGGGGCTGGCTGATTGTCGTGGCGGTGCTGGCATCCGTGCTGTCCTCCACCCAGACCACCATCCTTCCCACCGCCCGCGGCACCCTGTCCATGGGCGTGCACCGGGCACTGCCGCCGAAGTTCGGGGAAGTCCACGAGCGGAACCAGACCCCCGGCTTCTCCACCCAGGTGATGGGCGCCGCGGCCATCGTGTACTACGTGGCCATGAGCTTCCTCAGCGAGAACCTGCTGTCCGATTCCATCAGTTCCATCAGCCTGTTCATCGCCTTCTACTACGCCCTCACCGGTTTTGCCTGCGCCTGGTACTTCCGGGACACCCTGCGTGAGTCCGCGCGCAACCTGTGGTTCCGCGGAATCCTTCCGCTGCTCGGGGCGCTGCTGCTGACCGCGGCGTTCTTCGTCTCGGCGGCGCAGATGTGGGATCCGGCCTACGGGAACACGCAGATCTTCGGCGTCGGCGGGGCCTTTGTCAGCGGCGTGGTGCTGCTGGCCCTGGGCGTGGTGCTGGCCGCGGTCTGCCGGTTCCTGCCGTCAACCCGCGAGTACTTCCTGGGCGGAACGAGGGTTCCTGCGGACCGGTGA
- a CDS encoding acyl-CoA dehydrogenase family protein has translation MSNDALDPAEASAEYGLPDPSDVLALDSLLTPDELALRQRIRDFTDQQIRPDIADWYEQGVFPLHLPAQLGELGVLGMHLEGYGCPGRSAVEYGLAAMELEAGDSGIRTFVSVQGSLAMSAIHKWGSEDQKQEWLPRMAAGEVIGCFALTEPTAGSDPSSMTTAARQDGTGEDAGWVLDGAKRWIGLASVADVLVVWARTDDGVRGFLVPAGTAGVTATPIGRKLSMRASIQCDVTFDGVRLGPEALLPGARGLSGPFSCLNEARYGIAWGAMGAARDSYEAALQYSLERLQFGKPLAGYQLTQEKLVNMLIEVQKGTMLALHLGRLKDSGRLRPEQISLAKLNNVREAIKVAREARTILGGNGITLDYAPLRHAANLESVRTYEGTDEVHTLILGQHITGLPAFR, from the coding sequence ATGAGCAATGACGCCCTTGATCCTGCGGAGGCTTCGGCCGAGTACGGTCTCCCGGACCCTTCGGATGTCCTGGCCCTGGATTCCCTGCTGACCCCCGATGAGCTGGCCCTGCGGCAGCGGATCCGGGACTTCACCGACCAGCAGATCCGCCCAGACATCGCCGACTGGTACGAGCAGGGCGTCTTCCCTCTGCACCTGCCCGCGCAGCTGGGTGAGCTGGGCGTCCTGGGCATGCATTTGGAGGGCTACGGCTGCCCCGGCCGGTCCGCCGTCGAGTACGGTCTGGCTGCCATGGAGCTGGAGGCCGGCGACTCCGGAATCCGCACGTTCGTCTCGGTCCAGGGGTCACTGGCGATGAGCGCCATCCACAAATGGGGCTCGGAGGACCAGAAACAGGAGTGGCTCCCCCGGATGGCCGCCGGCGAGGTGATCGGCTGTTTCGCGCTGACCGAGCCGACGGCGGGCTCGGACCCGTCGTCGATGACCACCGCCGCACGGCAGGACGGGACCGGCGAGGACGCCGGCTGGGTCCTGGACGGCGCGAAGCGCTGGATCGGGCTCGCCTCCGTCGCCGACGTCCTGGTGGTCTGGGCAAGGACCGACGACGGCGTCCGCGGCTTTCTCGTGCCTGCCGGCACGGCGGGCGTCACCGCCACGCCGATCGGGCGGAAACTGTCCATGCGCGCGTCGATCCAGTGCGATGTGACGTTCGACGGCGTCCGGCTGGGTCCGGAGGCGCTGCTGCCGGGTGCCCGGGGACTGAGCGGCCCGTTCAGCTGCCTCAACGAAGCACGGTACGGCATCGCGTGGGGTGCCATGGGCGCGGCCCGTGATTCCTATGAGGCGGCGCTGCAGTATTCGCTGGAGCGCCTGCAGTTCGGGAAGCCGCTGGCCGGCTACCAGCTGACGCAGGAGAAGCTCGTCAACATGCTGATCGAGGTCCAGAAGGGCACCATGCTCGCCCTGCACCTGGGCCGGCTCAAGGACTCCGGCCGGCTCCGCCCGGAGCAGATCTCGCTGGCCAAGCTGAACAACGTCCGCGAGGCGATCAAGGTGGCGCGGGAAGCCCGGACCATCCTGGGCGGCAACGGCATCACGCTCGACTATGCGCCCCTGCGGCACGCCGCCAACCTCGAGTCGGTGCGGACTTACGAAGGAACGGACGAGGTGCACACCCTGATCCTCGGCCAGCACATCACCGGCCTGCCGGCGTTCCGGTGA
- a CDS encoding phospholipase D family protein, producing the protein MADADDFLALGRTGEHRVDRSAGAWFLSGAERGNAAADVHAGGAESPSWSEGNLVRPLIHGAAYFARLHEELSALHAGDRVWFTDWRGDSDERLTADGPTIGELLTRLARAGVEVRGLIWRSHGERVSAPMSGRSNELLSRQINDAGGEVLLDQRVRLFGCHHQKLVVIRRRDDPSRDVAFVGGIDLSHSRRDDADHAGDPQAVAMDSRYGKRPPWHDAALELRGPVVADVLALFAERWNDPHPLDRRTPYRMLLQRLADMPRHPEPLPATAPPPPPAGPHAVQLLRTYGMKHPPFPFAPNGERSIARAYTKAFARARSLIYIEDQYLWSAEVAAGIAAALERNPELNVIAVVPRYPDSDGILAGPPKRVGQMRAISMMRRVAPDRVGVFDLENSAGTPIYVHAKICIIDDIWFTCGSDNFNRRSWTTDSELTCAVIDTTASHWEPPGADSGPGASRPLAYGLRLQLWAEHLGLDQNDPQLGAPAAGLKLWNAAADALDHWHKTGRRSPRPKGHVRHHIPEPVPPLQRLWADAANRLVVDPDGRPRRMRGTTPF; encoded by the coding sequence ATGGCCGACGCTGACGATTTCCTGGCCTTGGGAAGGACCGGGGAACATCGAGTGGACAGGAGTGCCGGTGCCTGGTTCTTGAGTGGCGCTGAGCGGGGGAATGCGGCCGCCGACGTGCACGCGGGCGGTGCCGAATCGCCGTCCTGGTCGGAGGGCAACCTCGTGCGGCCCCTGATTCATGGGGCGGCCTACTTCGCCCGGCTGCATGAGGAGCTGTCGGCCCTGCATGCGGGAGACCGTGTGTGGTTCACCGACTGGCGTGGCGATTCCGACGAGCGGCTGACGGCGGACGGACCGACCATCGGTGAGTTGTTGACGCGGTTAGCCCGAGCGGGAGTGGAAGTGCGCGGCCTGATTTGGCGATCCCACGGGGAGCGCGTGTCGGCCCCGATGAGTGGCCGGTCCAACGAGCTCCTCAGCCGCCAGATCAACGACGCGGGCGGGGAGGTGCTGTTGGATCAGCGCGTGCGCCTCTTCGGCTGCCATCACCAAAAATTGGTCGTCATCCGCCGGCGTGACGACCCCTCGCGGGACGTCGCATTCGTGGGCGGGATCGACCTTTCCCACAGCCGTCGGGACGATGCCGATCACGCGGGGGACCCGCAGGCGGTGGCCATGGATTCCCGGTACGGGAAACGACCACCATGGCACGATGCCGCGCTCGAACTGCGTGGCCCGGTTGTGGCAGATGTGCTGGCATTATTCGCCGAACGGTGGAATGACCCCCATCCCCTGGACCGCCGCACACCCTACCGGATGCTGCTGCAACGCCTGGCCGATATGCCACGGCACCCCGAACCGCTCCCCGCCACTGCGCCGCCCCCACCGCCTGCGGGACCGCACGCCGTGCAGCTGCTGCGCACCTACGGCATGAAGCATCCGCCGTTCCCGTTCGCACCTAATGGTGAGCGGAGCATTGCCCGGGCCTACACGAAAGCCTTCGCCCGGGCCCGCTCACTGATCTACATCGAGGACCAGTACCTGTGGTCGGCAGAGGTCGCAGCCGGAATCGCAGCGGCCCTCGAACGCAACCCCGAGTTGAACGTGATCGCCGTCGTCCCCCGCTACCCGGACTCTGACGGTATTCTCGCAGGGCCACCCAAGCGGGTCGGGCAAATGCGCGCGATCAGCATGATGCGCCGAGTTGCACCCGACAGAGTTGGGGTGTTTGACCTGGAAAACAGCGCCGGGACTCCGATCTATGTCCATGCCAAGATCTGCATCATCGACGACATCTGGTTCACCTGCGGATCGGACAACTTCAACCGTCGATCCTGGACCACTGACAGCGAGCTCACCTGCGCCGTGATCGACACCACTGCCAGTCACTGGGAACCGCCCGGCGCAGACTCGGGCCCCGGCGCTTCCCGACCATTGGCCTACGGGCTGCGGCTCCAACTCTGGGCTGAACACCTGGGTCTGGACCAGAATGACCCTCAGCTAGGCGCCCCGGCGGCCGGGCTCAAACTGTGGAACGCCGCCGCCGATGCCCTGGACCATTGGCACAAAACCGGCCGCCGCTCGCCACGTCCCAAGGGACATGTGCGGCACCACATTCCAGAACCCGTGCCGCCCCTTCAGCGTCTCTGGGCGGACGCTGCAAACCGCCTTGTAGTGGACCCGGACGGCCGCCCCCGCCGGATGCGCGGCACTACCCCGTTCTAG
- a CDS encoding SDR family oxidoreductase, translating to MSSALVTGVGRLAGIGAGIARHLATDGWDLVLTYWQDYDARMPWGIRPDDVGRLTAELEAIGSKVVALPANFQDPGAVDRLMAEVAAQAGTLHGMVLSHAESVDSGLLDTTLESFERHFAVNTRASWQLIRAFAQQATGDGGAIVALTSDHTAFNLPYGASKGALDRIVIAAARELGPLGISANVLNPGPVDTGWMDDETRERLALHQPGGRLGTPADVAGTVAFLLSPAGRWVSGQLIKADGGFSA from the coding sequence ATGAGCAGCGCACTGGTCACCGGAGTCGGCCGGCTCGCCGGAATCGGGGCGGGGATCGCCCGACACCTGGCCACCGACGGCTGGGACCTGGTGCTGACCTACTGGCAGGACTACGACGCCCGCATGCCCTGGGGAATCCGGCCGGACGACGTCGGCCGGCTCACCGCCGAACTGGAGGCCATCGGCTCCAAGGTGGTGGCGCTGCCCGCCAACTTTCAGGACCCGGGTGCCGTGGACCGGCTAATGGCAGAGGTGGCCGCGCAGGCAGGAACGCTCCACGGGATGGTGCTCAGCCACGCCGAATCCGTCGACTCGGGCCTTCTGGACACCACCCTCGAAAGCTTTGAGCGCCATTTCGCCGTGAACACCCGGGCCAGCTGGCAGCTGATCCGCGCCTTCGCGCAGCAGGCAACGGGCGACGGCGGCGCGATCGTCGCGCTGACCAGTGACCACACAGCGTTCAACCTTCCGTACGGTGCGTCCAAGGGGGCGCTCGACCGGATCGTGATCGCCGCAGCCCGTGAGCTCGGACCGCTGGGCATCAGCGCCAATGTGCTGAATCCCGGACCCGTGGACACCGGCTGGATGGATGACGAGACCCGCGAACGGCTGGCCTTGCACCAGCCCGGCGGCAGGCTGGGCACCCCCGCCGACGTGGCGGGAACGGTGGCTTTCCTGCTGTCCCCGGCAGGTCGCTGGGTGTCAGGGCAGCTCATTAAGGCCGACGGCGGGTTTTCTGCTTAA
- a CDS encoding glycosyltransferase 87 family protein — translation MDERPAGRPDQSAEPRLAWGLRLRGRWPALAGLELVVLLAVLAAAVFVASRLDAWGDKGLDFSVYWYGGRILNDAGLATSGLYQPTVNWAGGPELPFTYPPFAALLFSLLAKLPQTTALLLFNAAGVAVAAWVAALGVRYWNSKPGWRSTFATLTFRSALNRLGAVVLFLAVLNLGPWRETLVFGQINILLLGLMAADLLSRSPHWRNGVPGSGFLVGVAAGIKLTPLAFGLYFLVRKDWRGLLNMGAGFAFTVLLGWVLRPAESLSFWLEILPDTSRIGGAGYVDNLSIKGALLHFGVPADAVNVPWLLLSVLVVGLGAAVIRTASSQGSRVVAISATALTMLLVSPVSWSHHWVWMAAVLPAFAWTLRETPQRHRLLRWGMGAVLGVSAVVFLFSPKTIGTALGAENLDLQTPVPWIMASSAGVFCALAIMVCWLVVLRRDAVAELAE, via the coding sequence ATGGATGAAAGACCCGCCGGCCGGCCCGATCAGTCAGCGGAACCGCGGCTGGCTTGGGGCCTGCGGCTCCGCGGCCGCTGGCCCGCCCTCGCCGGCCTCGAACTGGTTGTCCTTCTGGCCGTGCTCGCCGCCGCCGTCTTCGTCGCGTCCCGGCTGGACGCCTGGGGCGACAAGGGCCTGGACTTCAGCGTCTACTGGTACGGCGGCAGGATCCTCAACGACGCCGGCCTGGCGACGTCGGGCCTCTACCAACCCACGGTGAATTGGGCAGGCGGGCCGGAATTGCCCTTCACTTACCCGCCGTTCGCAGCGCTGCTCTTCAGCCTGCTCGCCAAACTGCCGCAGACCACCGCTCTGCTGCTGTTCAACGCCGCCGGCGTGGCTGTGGCGGCTTGGGTGGCCGCACTCGGAGTCCGCTACTGGAACAGCAAGCCCGGCTGGCGCAGCACCTTTGCCACCCTGACCTTCCGGTCCGCGCTCAACCGGCTCGGTGCCGTTGTGCTTTTCCTGGCTGTCCTGAATCTGGGGCCATGGCGTGAAACCCTGGTCTTCGGTCAGATCAACATCCTGCTGCTCGGGCTGATGGCGGCGGACCTGCTGTCCCGCAGCCCGCACTGGCGGAACGGCGTTCCCGGTAGCGGCTTCCTGGTGGGAGTGGCGGCCGGCATCAAGCTCACGCCCCTGGCCTTCGGCCTGTATTTCCTGGTGCGCAAGGACTGGCGCGGACTGCTGAACATGGGCGCCGGCTTTGCCTTCACCGTGCTGCTCGGCTGGGTGCTCCGCCCGGCCGAATCCCTCAGCTTCTGGCTGGAGATACTTCCCGACACGTCCCGGATCGGCGGCGCCGGTTACGTGGACAATCTCTCCATCAAGGGCGCCTTGCTGCACTTCGGGGTTCCGGCGGACGCCGTGAACGTGCCCTGGCTGCTCCTGAGCGTGCTCGTTGTGGGTCTGGGCGCGGCCGTCATCAGGACCGCCAGCAGCCAGGGCTCCAGGGTGGTGGCCATTTCCGCCACCGCCCTCACCATGCTGCTGGTCAGCCCCGTCTCTTGGTCGCACCACTGGGTCTGGATGGCGGCAGTGCTTCCGGCGTTCGCCTGGACGCTGCGCGAAACTCCGCAGCGGCACCGGCTCTTGCGATGGGGAATGGGCGCCGTCCTGGGCGTGTCCGCGGTGGTGTTCCTGTTCTCGCCGAAGACCATCGGCACAGCCCTGGGCGCCGAAAACCTTGACCTTCAGACGCCGGTGCCGTGGATCATGGCGTCCAGCGCCGGGGTGTTCTGCGCGCTTGCCATCATGGTGTGCTGGCTCGTTGTCCTCCGGCGCGATGCCGTGGCGGAGCTGGCGGAATGA
- a CDS encoding MFS transporter produces the protein MTTPEDTGVFVQISRPEGLEDDTSTRTPEQGAKTPEEGPKKRRRLHPAWAVAAVAFLALVGAAGFRAAPGVLMVPLQQEFGWSTTVLSSAVSINLVLFGLTAPFAAALMERFGIRAVTAVALGLIGAGSALTVLVNQSWQILLTWGLLIGLGTGSMALVFAATIANTWFTKSRGLVIGILTAGSAAGQLVFLPFIAMLAQDPGWRQASLLIAAGALAVVPLVLKFLKNSPADVGALPYGAEEPSGAGEGTTAVAPAGAANGTGGGNTDRGNAADEAAAEPRRNAAVRALQVFRRASRNRTFWALAAGFAICGATTNGLIGTHFIPSAHDHGMPETTAAGLLAVVGIFDILGTIASGWLTDRFNPRILLAVYYQFRGIGLLVLPLLLGSSVQPSMIVFVVIYGLDWVATVPPTAAICRQVFGADGSVVFGWVFAAHQLGAAAAALAAGAIRDATGHYTYAWLGAAAMCTIAAVISATIRKDAGRRKPVAVAVASVD, from the coding sequence ATGACCACACCCGAGGACACCGGAGTTTTTGTACAGATTTCGCGCCCTGAAGGCTTAGAGGACGATACGAGTACAAGAACCCCAGAGCAGGGGGCGAAAACCCCGGAAGAGGGGCCGAAGAAACGGCGGCGCCTGCATCCGGCATGGGCCGTGGCGGCGGTGGCGTTCCTGGCGCTCGTGGGTGCCGCCGGGTTCCGTGCCGCGCCCGGTGTTCTGATGGTTCCGCTGCAGCAGGAGTTTGGCTGGTCCACCACGGTGCTGTCGTCCGCTGTAAGCATCAACCTCGTGCTGTTCGGGCTGACGGCTCCGTTCGCCGCGGCCCTCATGGAACGGTTCGGCATCCGGGCCGTCACCGCCGTCGCCCTCGGGCTGATCGGCGCCGGCAGCGCCCTGACTGTGCTCGTCAACCAGTCCTGGCAGATCCTCCTCACTTGGGGCCTGCTTATCGGACTGGGCACCGGTTCCATGGCCCTGGTGTTCGCGGCCACTATCGCCAACACCTGGTTCACCAAGAGCCGGGGCCTGGTGATCGGCATCCTGACGGCCGGCAGCGCCGCCGGGCAGCTGGTCTTCCTGCCGTTCATCGCGATGCTCGCCCAGGATCCGGGCTGGCGCCAGGCCTCGCTGCTCATCGCCGCCGGCGCGCTGGCCGTGGTTCCGCTGGTGCTGAAGTTCCTGAAAAACTCACCGGCCGACGTCGGGGCGTTGCCTTACGGCGCCGAGGAACCGTCCGGTGCGGGCGAAGGAACGACGGCTGTGGCCCCTGCCGGGGCCGCGAACGGGACCGGCGGCGGGAACACCGACCGCGGGAACGCCGCCGACGAGGCGGCGGCGGAACCCCGCCGCAACGCCGCCGTCCGGGCACTGCAGGTGTTCAGGCGTGCCAGCAGGAACCGCACGTTTTGGGCGCTCGCCGCCGGGTTCGCCATCTGCGGCGCCACGACGAACGGGCTGATCGGCACCCACTTCATCCCGTCGGCCCACGACCACGGCATGCCCGAAACCACCGCCGCCGGCCTGCTCGCCGTCGTCGGGATCTTCGACATCCTGGGCACCATCGCCTCCGGCTGGCTGACCGACCGGTTCAACCCGCGGATCCTGCTGGCCGTGTACTACCAGTTCCGCGGGATCGGGCTCCTGGTGCTCCCACTGTTGCTGGGCTCGTCGGTCCAGCCCAGCATGATCGTGTTCGTCGTGATCTACGGCCTCGACTGGGTGGCCACGGTTCCGCCCACCGCCGCGATCTGCCGCCAGGTGTTCGGCGCCGACGGCAGCGTGGTGTTCGGCTGGGTGTTCGCGGCGCACCAGCTGGGCGCCGCCGCAGCCGCCCTGGCCGCCGGGGCCATCCGGGACGCCACCGGCCACTACACGTATGCCTGGCTGGGAGCCGCCGCGATGTGCACCATCGCCGCCGTCATCAGCGCCACCATCCGCAAAGACGCCGGACGACGCAAGCCCGTAGCGGTGGCAGTTGCTTCAGTAGACTGA
- a CDS encoding winged helix-turn-helix transcriptional regulator, giving the protein MALRSDWSQRNCSMARGLDIFGDPWGMLVLREVFFGNGRFDAMKTRLQVADSVLTRRLAFLVESGLLAKQPYDDGGRTRQEYVLTAKGEDALPVLNAVVIWSEKHLQAPSELAHMYVVHATCGQRTASADTCTECGERLTAENTRWHSLTRSSAPLPLATARQRPDKPTNRVQGGGDEGTAA; this is encoded by the coding sequence ATGGCTCTCCGCTCCGACTGGTCCCAGCGCAACTGCAGCATGGCCCGCGGCCTGGACATTTTCGGTGACCCTTGGGGCATGCTGGTCCTCCGCGAGGTCTTCTTCGGCAACGGCCGCTTCGACGCGATGAAAACGCGCCTCCAGGTGGCTGACTCGGTCCTCACCCGGCGGCTTGCCTTCCTGGTGGAGTCCGGCCTGCTGGCAAAACAGCCCTACGACGACGGCGGCCGCACCCGCCAGGAATACGTCCTCACCGCAAAAGGCGAGGACGCCCTGCCGGTGCTCAACGCAGTCGTCATCTGGTCCGAAAAGCATTTGCAGGCGCCGTCGGAGCTGGCCCATATGTACGTCGTCCACGCCACCTGCGGGCAGCGCACGGCGTCGGCTGACACCTGCACGGAATGCGGTGAACGGCTCACCGCGGAGAACACCCGCTGGCACAGCCTGACCCGGAGCAGCGCACCGCTCCCGCTGGCAACTGCCCGACAGCGACCCGACAAACCGACCAACCGCGTTCAAGGCGGCGGAGACGAAGGAACAGCCGCATGA
- a CDS encoding glycosyltransferase 87 family protein → MTASPQTQEGAGARQETGSPGKARRAVLGWLATAGGAAAVVLALMWLYAEYAPVMNDFEVYYYGGTKVLQSGEAGISELYAPRDGLPFTYPPFAALLFAGLASMSLGQSGQLFIWAALGGAAVVSAWLGRHYFGLTRWRDAFADWRFRTVALAGTGAIVLLGPWRDTFVFGQINIILMGLILADFALHGKSRAGEIRWPAGLLIGVAAGIKLTPLAFGLYFLVRRDFKALGWMAAGFLGSIAVAWAALPQASVTFWTKILPNTGRIGDPGYVDNLSLKGLLLHLGLPDSGFTSLLWLVLALALAALTALVIRWAVAVEENFVAVSATAVLMLLVSPVSWSHHWVWIAVALPSMAFAMHRVPSRTGLMRLAGWLVVAASAVAFYLAPKDLAMAAGAEVWGVNPRTQWPLMVSSLGVLCGVALLVYWAAAYRPSRTGIRLQSA, encoded by the coding sequence GTGACGGCCTCCCCGCAGACGCAGGAAGGCGCCGGCGCCCGGCAGGAAACCGGGAGTCCGGGTAAAGCCCGCCGGGCCGTCCTCGGCTGGCTGGCGACGGCCGGCGGTGCTGCCGCCGTCGTCCTCGCTTTGATGTGGCTGTACGCCGAGTATGCCCCGGTCATGAACGACTTCGAGGTCTACTACTACGGCGGCACCAAGGTGCTGCAGTCCGGCGAGGCCGGCATCAGCGAGCTGTACGCGCCCCGGGACGGGCTGCCGTTCACCTATCCGCCGTTTGCCGCGCTGCTGTTCGCCGGCCTGGCCAGTATGAGCCTGGGCCAAAGCGGGCAGCTCTTCATCTGGGCCGCGCTGGGCGGGGCCGCGGTGGTTTCCGCCTGGCTTGGCCGGCACTACTTCGGGCTGACCCGCTGGCGCGACGCTTTTGCGGACTGGCGGTTCCGGACCGTGGCGCTAGCCGGGACCGGGGCCATCGTGCTGCTGGGGCCGTGGCGGGACACCTTCGTGTTCGGGCAGATCAACATCATCCTGATGGGCCTGATCCTGGCCGACTTCGCGCTGCACGGAAAATCCCGGGCGGGTGAGATCCGCTGGCCTGCCGGCCTTCTGATCGGGGTCGCTGCCGGCATCAAGCTGACACCGCTCGCGTTTGGCCTCTACTTCCTGGTGCGCCGCGACTTCAAGGCCCTGGGCTGGATGGCGGCCGGTTTCCTCGGCTCCATCGCCGTGGCCTGGGCCGCCCTGCCGCAGGCGTCCGTGACGTTCTGGACCAAAATCCTGCCCAACACCGGGCGTATCGGCGATCCGGGGTACGTGGACAACCTGTCCCTGAAGGGGCTGCTGCTCCACCTCGGACTGCCGGACTCGGGATTCACCAGCCTGCTCTGGCTGGTGCTCGCGCTCGCCCTGGCCGCACTCACTGCGCTGGTGATCCGGTGGGCGGTGGCCGTTGAGGAAAACTTCGTGGCGGTGTCCGCGACAGCGGTGCTCATGCTCCTGGTCAGCCCGGTCTCGTGGTCCCATCACTGGGTATGGATCGCGGTGGCACTGCCGTCCATGGCCTTCGCCATGCACCGCGTTCCCTCCCGGACGGGCCTGATGCGGCTGGCCGGCTGGCTGGTGGTGGCGGCCTCCGCCGTGGCCTTCTACCTTGCGCCCAAGGACCTCGCGATGGCCGCCGGGGCCGAGGTGTGGGGCGTGAACCCGCGGACGCAGTGGCCGCTGATGGTCTCCAGCCTGGGTGTGCTGTGCGGCGTGGCCCTCCTGGTGTACTGGGCCGCCGCGTACCGGCCCTCACGTACAGGGATCCGTCTCCAGAGCGCCTAG